The following is a genomic window from Planctomycetota bacterium.
CCAGAGATCCCAACCCCGATAAGCGTTGCCTTCGTCCATCCGGGCGAAGACCGCCCCCGAGCCGCCGAACCCCTTCCCCACGCGCACCCAGGCGCCGTACGAGAAGGGCGCCGACCCGTCGAACGCCCCCACGTCCCCGGGCGCGTCGAAGACCGCCTCGCCGTCGAGCGCCAGCGCCGGCCCGAGCGGGCCCCCCGCTTCCCAACGCGCCTTCTTCGGCCCGGTCAGATCGACGCGGGCTCCGCCGACGAGCGCCGAGGCCGGCCCCTCCTCCGCGGCCGACGCCGGCGGCAGGTGGAACAGCGGCTCTCCCAGCCCGGCGATCCCGGCGTCCCACTCCTCCGGCCGCGCCTTCGCCGCCCAGGCGTCGAACTCGGCGCGCAGCGCCTTTTTCCGTTCCGCCGCCGCGGCGCGCGCCTCTTCGATTTCACGGGCCAGTTCGCCCCAGCGCTTCTCGTCCGCCGGCCGCGGAATCACGAGCACCGGCGGCGTGTCCGGAATGTTCCCGTCGAGCGCCCCCTGCGTCGTGTTGCGGAAGAACGCCGCCAGGGAGTAGAAGTCCTTCATCGTGACGGGATCGAACTTGTGGTCGTGGCAGACGGCGCAGTTGGCCGTGAGACCCAGCCACACCCAGGAGGTCGTCTCCACGCGGTCCCGCGCGTAGTTGGCCAGATTCTCCTCGGGGATCGTCCCGCCCTCGTTGGTGGTGATGTTGCACCGGTGGAATCCCGTGGCGACGAGCTGATCCCGCGTGGCTTCCGGCAGGAGATCCCCCGCGATCTGCTCGACCGTGAACCGGTCGAACGGCTGGTTGCGGTTGAACGCGGCGATCACCCAGTCGCGATACGGCCACATCTCGCGGTAGTTGTCGAAGTGAAGGCCGTGCGTGTCGGCGTAGCGCGCGGCGTCCAGCCAGTACCGCGCCCGATGCTCGCCCCAGCGGGGCGACTCCAGAAGCCGGTCCACCAGGCGCTCATAGGCGTCCGGCGCGGGATCGTTCACGAACGCCTCCACGAGGTCCGGCTCGGGAAGAAGTCCCGTGGCGTCGAGCGACACCCGCCGGGCCAGCGTCCGGCGGTCGGCTTCGGGCGCGGGCGAGAGCCCCTCCGCCTCCAGACGCGCCAGGATGAAGCGGTCGACGGGATTGCGCGGCCAGCGCTCGTTCCGCACCGCCGGAAGCGGCGGACGCACGGGCTTGATGAACGACCAGTGCGGCTCCCAGACGGCGCCTTCGGCGATCCAGCGGCGGATCAGCTCTTTCTCTTCGGGCTTCGGCCGCTTGTGCGCCTTGGGGGGCGGCATGACGAAGTCCCGCTCCCGGCTGACCATGCGCTGATAGAGGGGGCTCGCCTCGGGTTTGCCCCGGACGACCACCGGTCCCTCGGCCCCTTCCCGGGTTCCGAACAGCCCCTCCTCCCGGTCCAGACGCAGCCCCGCCTGTCGGCTGGCGGAGTCGGCGCCATGGCAGGCCAGACAGTATTCCGCCAGGATCGGCCGGACGTCGCGATTGAACCTCACCGGCGCGGGCCGCGAATTTTCATCCGGCCGCGCCGGCGAACCCGGCGGCGCCGAAAGCGCGATCGCCGCCGCCCCCATCGCTCCGAGGTGGAGTGCCCGCAGACGTGGAATCACCGGCTCGCCTCCCAAGTCCGGATCGGACGACCTTTCTCTATAAAGTTAGCCGTTCGCGCCGGTTTCGGTGGGCGAAAAGCGGACTAATCCGCCAGCCGGACGCCCGTCACGCGGGCGCCGACCTGCTCGGGAACTTCGTCGATGTCGAAGGGCTCCGGGACGAGGACCGTGAACCGCCGCGCCTCGCCCGGAGCCAGGGGTTTGGCGTGCGGGCCGGGATGGAACGAGTTCACGAGCACCGGATAGGCGACGTTGAAGGTCGGCCGGGCCTTGAGATCCTCGAAGACCGGCTTCCCCGACCCGTTCGCGTGAAAGACCAGAAGCTCCACCTCCCAGAGCGTGCGATCGCCGGCGTTGACGACTTCGCCGGACACCGGGACGAAGCCCTTCTGCGGTTCGCCGCGCGAAAGGCCGCGGACCTCCACGCGCGGGAGGTAGTCCACCTGGGCTTTCTGCGCGCCGGCTTCGCCCATGCGGACCACGCGGAAGCCCACGAAGCGCGCGTCCGTAAGCCACCACAGGCTGCGCGGCCGGTTGGGGTCGCGGGAGTACCACTCGCCGAGCACGAGCTGCCGGCGCGCGAAGCGGACCGCCGACGCGGGCGTATCCCAGGCCCCGCCGCGAAGAACGGGGTTGTATTCGCCCGGCTGGAAGGGCTCCAGGCAATACTCCCACACGTTGCCGAGCATGTCGTAGAGACCGAACGCGTTCGGCGCCCGCGTGCCCACCACGTGCGTCTTGCGGCCGCTGTTCTCGGCCACCCAGGCGGCCTCCAGGAGCTTTTCCGGCTGCGGTCCGGACGCCCCCGCCCGAGCGGCGTGCTCCCATTCGGCCTCCGTGGGCAGCCGGAACTTCTGCCCCGTGCGCTTGGAGAGCCACAGGCAGTAACCCACGGCCGTATGCCAGCGCATCCCGACCGCGGAGTGTTTTCCGGTGCCCATCTCGCCGTTCGGCGGCTCGTAGGGGCTCGAAGGGCGGGTGATGCCGTCCACGCGGCCGCGCTCCCGCCGCTCGAAGAACTCGGCGAACGCTTCCCAGGTGACTTCCGTCCGCGCCATCCAGAACGGCACCAGATCCACTTCCCGCGCCGGTCCCTCGGCGGGATCCCGGCCGGGCTCGTCGGGGAGGCTGCCGATCCGGGATCGCCCGCCGGGAACTTTCACGATCTCGAACCGGTAGGGCGTCTCGCCGATCTCGACCGTCTCGGATTGCGTCGCGGAAGCCGCACACAGAAGCCATGCCAGGTGCATCATAGGGCCTTCATCCTCTAAGAACGCTCACCGGAGCGCCACCGGCCGCCGGAGATCGGCGTACAAATGATAGCGCCCGGATTCCCCGATGCTATCATGGCCGGGCCCATTGGAGGAACACTCGATGCGTCGATCCCACGATCCCTCCCGCCGCCGCTTCCTCAAGGCCGCCGGCGGCGTGGCGGCGGCCTCCGCGCTTCCGGGCGCCGCAATCCCCTGCGTCCATCCCGCCGGGAACGAGGAGCTTCAGGCGGCGCTCATCGGCTGCGGCGGCCGGGGCACCGGCGCCGCGATGGACGCGCTGTCCACCCAGAGCAAGCTCGGCCCGATCAAGCTGGTGGCCATGGCGGACATCTTCCCCCAAAGGCTCAAGCGCAGTCTTTCCCAGATCCGCGACGGATACGCCGCGCAGGTGGACGTCCCCGAGGACCGGCAGTTCATCGGCCTGGAGGCGTACCAGAAGGCCATGGACGCCGTCAAGCCCGGCGGGGTGGCGATCTTCGCCACGCCGCCCGCGTTCCGCTGGGTCCACTTCCAGTATGCGATCCAGAGGGGCCTGAACGTGTTCCTCGAGAAGCCCGTCACCGTGGACGGTCCGACGAGCCGGCGGATGCTCCAACTGGCCGATGAGGCGGACAAGAAGGGTCTCAAGGTCGGCGTGGGCCTCATGGTCCGGCACTGCCGCGGCCGGCAGGAGCTTTACGAACGTCTCCGGGGCGGGGAGATCGGCGAGATTCTGATGCTCCGGGCGTATCGCATGCACGGGCCCGTGGGCTACGCCTTCTCCGGACCCAAGCCTCCGAACATGAGCGACTTCCTGTACCAGATCCAGCGCTTCCACAGCTTCCTCTGGGCCAGCGGAGGCCTCTTCAGCGATTTCTACATCCATCAGGTGGACGAGTGCTGCTGGATGAAGGGGGCCTGGCCGGTCAAGGCCCACGCCACCGGCGGCCGCCACTACCGCGGCGACGCGATCGACCAGAACTTCGACTCCTACTCGGTCGAATACACCTTCGCCGACGGCACCAAGTTCTTCCTCGACGGCCGCACGATGAACGGATGCCACAACGAGTTCGCCAGCTACGCGCACGGCACGAAGGGTTCCGCCGTCATCTCGACCGCGGGACACACCCCCGGCAAGGTGCGCACGTTCAAGAGCCAGCGCATGAAGGACGAGGACCTGATCTGGGCTTATCCGCAGCCCGAGCGCAATCCCTACCAGCTCGAGTGGGAGGACCTCATCGAGGCCATCCGTCAGAACAAGCCCTACAACGAAGTCCGGCGCGGCGTCGAGGCGAGCCTGGTGACCTCCATGGGGCGCATGGCCGCCCACACGGGGCGCGTCGTGACCTACGACGAGATGCTCAACTGCCCCCACGAGTTCGCCCCCGGGCTCGACAAGCTCACGAGCCCCGATTCCCCCGCGCCCCTTCAGCCCGGTCCGGACGGCAAGTACCCGATCCCCGAGCCGGGAATCAAGAAGGACCGGGAATACTAGGTGGATGCCCATGATCCGACTCGCTGGAACGTGGGCTCTCGCGCTGGCGGCGCTGGGCGGCGAACTCATTGATTCGATGGACGATCTCCGGGCGCGCCTTTCCAAGGACAAGGTGCGCGTCGAAACCGTGGAAGGGAAGTTCGGAAGAGCGGCGCGTTTCGCGTTCGACGACGGCTGCCAGAGCGTGTTCGCCATGACGTCGATCCGGGGCGCCCCGGAGTGGGATCGCGCGCGGGGGTTCTCCTTCTGGGTCAAAGGCGACGGCTCCCGCCGCTTCGGGGGCCTCCAGTTCATTTGGAACGAAGACTACTCCGCCCGGTACGACCTGATGTTTCCCATCGACGGCACCGAGTGGAGAAAGATCGACGTGGCCTGGGAAGACCTGGTGCCCGTCCTGCCGAAGTCTCCCTTCCTCGACCCGAAAGGTCCGCGGACGCCCTCGCGCCTCTCCGCGCTCTGGTTCGGCAAGTGGTGGTACTGGCGCGACTACGGCGCGCATTCCTACGCGATCGACGAGATGCGCCTCGAAGGCGCGCTCGAACGAGGCCCCGCGCCGGCCGCTCCGGGAGGGGCGCCCCTCGAGCGGGTCCTGGCGCGGCTGAAGGCGGGCCGGCCCGTCACGATCGTCACGATGGGCGATTCGCTGACCGACTTTCAGCACTGGGCCAACAAGCCCGTCAACTGGCCCACCCTCCTGGCCGCGCGGCTCAAGGAGAAGTACGGCTCGGAGGTGCGCCTGATCAACCCCGCGATCGGCGGCACGCAGCTCCGCCAGGGGCTGGTGCTCCTGCCGCGGTGGCGCGCCGAGGCGCCTGAACCGGATCTTGTGACGATCCTCTACGGGTACAACGACTGGGACGCGGGGATGCGGGGCGAGGAGTTCCGCGAGACGCTGCAGGAGGCGGTCGACCGCGTCCGCCGGGCCACGGGCGGCCGGGCGGATGTGCTCCTCCTGACGACGTGTCCGGCCCTCGATCGGTGGACGACGATGTCTCCCCTGGCGGAAGCGGTGCGCTCGGCGGCGGCGGATCGGCGGGCGGGCCTGGCCGACCTGGAGAAGGCCTTTCATGCCGTCCCCGAAGCGGAGCGCGAAAAGCTTTTCTGCCGCGACCGGGCCCACCTGGGACCCGCGGGTCACGAAACCGTCGCCGGGACGGTCCTTTCCGCGATCGAGAAGGCCGGGCGCTGAGACCCGCGTCGCGCGACGCGGCACGAGGGGTCGGCCTGGGGCCGTGGCCGTGAAACCGCGCTACTTTTTGCCGCCCGGTTTCAGATGCCGGTCGAAGAACGCGTAGGTCGCCTCGAGCGTCCGCGCGAGTTCCGGCGGACCCCAGCCGTGGCCGGCGCCCACGATTAGGTCGGCCCGCCCCGGCACGCCCGCCGCCGTCATCGCGTCCACCATCGCGTAGACCTGGCTGTGAGGAACCAGCGCGTCCTTGGTGCCCTGAAAGTGCAGAATGGGCGCGTCGCCTTTCGAAACGTAGGTGATCGGCGAAGCCCGGCGGTACTCTTCCGGCTTTTCCTGGCGCGAGCCGCCGATCCACCGGGCGACGATCCCGCGGCTGGCCTCCGGGAAATCGGCCGAGACGAAGTCCGTGGGTCCGAAGAAATTCACCACCGCCTGCACCTGGCTGGGCTGATCGGCCCAGCCCCCGTCGCCCTCCAGTCCGTCCCCCTTCCCCATCACGCCGAGCATCATCGAAAGGTGGCCTCCCGCGGAAAACCCCATCGCGCCGATCCGATCCCGGTCGATGCCGTACTTTTCGGCGTGCGCGCGCAGAAAGCGGACGGCGCATTTGACGTCCTCGATCTGGGCCGGAAAGAGCGCCTTCGGGACGAGGCGGTAGCCGACCGTGGCGGAGACGTATCCGCGCCGGGCGAATTCCCAGGTCAGGGTATCGTGAGCTTCCTTCCGGCCCGCGGCCCAGCCGCCGCCGTGGATCACCACGACGCAGGGGAGCCGATGCTCGGCGGGATCGAAGGGCCGCCCCTCCACGGACCGCGGCCGGGCCAGGTTGAGCTTGAGATCCTCGCCGCCTCCCTTCCCGTACACGACGTCGCGTTCGAAGAGGACGTCGTCCGGCGGCCGGGGGCCGGGATCCTGGAGCGCGAACGCGGCGGCGGCGCCCAGGAGCCAAACGGCGAAGGTTCTCATGATGGATCCTCCCGCATTTGGAGCTTCGACCTCTCTCCGGACAGTACGCCGGATTCGGGAGCGGCGGGGACTTCTTTTCTGAAATCGCCCGGCGCTCCCGGGGTATAGTAGCCGGTCGGTTCGCACGAGGGAGGCCGGCATGACGGTTTTCTGGGCGGCGGTTCTGGTGCTCGCGCAGAGCGGGGGCGACTGGCCGCGCTTTCGCGGGCCCGGCGGAGACGGCGTCGCCCCGGCGGACGCGGATCCGCCCGTCGAATGGGGCGAGGGGAAAAACGTCGCCTGGAAGATCGCGCTTCCCGGGCGGGGGAGATCCTCGCCGGTGCTTCAGGGGGGCCGTCTTTTCGTCACCTTCGCGCGCGAGCGCGGGGTGCGGCGGACGCGCATCGGTCCCGACGACATGCAGGTCGCCGAGCACGTGGCCCTCGGGGCCGCGGGGGTGGACGCCGACTCCGGCAGGATCCTCTGGGAGACCCCGCTCCGGGAAATCGACGGGCCCGATCCCGTTCACTGGCTCAACAGCTGGGCCACGCCGACGCCGGTGGTGACGCCCGGCCGGCTCTTCGTCGACTTCGGCGGGTGGGGGACCTGGTGTCTGGATCCGGCGACCGGAAAAGTTCTTTGGGAGAAGCGCATCCCCCTGGACCACCAGGTGGGACCGGGAAGTTCGCTCGCCTTCGAAGAGGGGTTTCTCGTCCTCGTTCGGGACGGACGCGACGCGCAGTTCGTAACGGCGCTCGATCCCGCGACCGGCGGGACCGTGTGGAAGACGGATCGGCCGCCGGTCCGGACGGGCCACCCCAACACCCGGAAGTCGTTCTCCACGCCGATTCGGATCGAGGCGGGAGGGCGCCGCCGGCTGGTCGCGGTGGGGCCCCACTGGATCGCCGCGTACGAGCCGGGCACGGGGCGCGAGGCCTGGCGGCTGCGGCACGGGGACGGATTCTCGATCGGTTCGGCGCCGGTGTTCGGACACGGGAAGGTGTACTTCAGCACGGGCTGCATGAGGCCGCACCTGCTGGCGGTCCGTGCGGAGGGCGAAGGGGAGCTGGCGCCCTCGGCGGTCGTATGGCGCGCGGAGAAAGGCGTGCCGGTCATGTCGTCGCCGATCCTGGCGGGAAATCTCCTCTATTGGACGTCCGACGAAGGGATTTTGACGGCGGCGGACGCCCAAACGGGCGAGGTGCGTTTCCAGGCGCGGCTGGGCGAGGGGCACCTGGCGTCTCCAGTCCTGGCGGCGGGACGGCTCTATTTCTTCGGCCGCGAGGGCAAGGCGACCGTGATCCGTCCGGGGGCCTCCTTTGAGAAGATCGCCGAGAATCGGATCGACGGCGTGGTCATCGCGTCCCCGGCGGTATCGGGGCGGGCGCTCTTTCTCCGGACGGACACGCATCTTTACCGGATCGAGCGCCGCGCGCCGTGAGACCTTGACGGCGCCCGGGCCTCCTCGCCGTTTTCACGCCTGCGGCCGGCCTCTTGGGGGCCGGTCGCTGTCCTCGACTCGGGAGGGTGTTCTCCTGGGACTCGCCCGCAGGACGCGGGCGTCCGGTTGCCCCTCGTCCCCGTCATGCACCTTTCTTCCTTGGCCCTGCTCTACCCTGTCTTCTCCAGTGTCCAAGGAAATCGGGTGCGCTATAACTCTGAGATTTCTCGTGGCGCTCCCCCTGTCGGAAACCAGGCCCCGGAAAGACCGAGACCGAAGGACCATCAGGGTATGCCTTGCTTAGCGAGAAACGCCAGAATGTCTTGCTCGTCTCTAGGGTCAAGTCGCTTGAATGATCTGACCTCATAATACGCCGGTGCCCTGGGTCCAATCACATCGGCGAGATCGAAGGGCGGCTTCAATTCTTCAAAATCCTCGCATTCGATAATATATGTCCACCGGCCTTCGTTGCTGGGACCCCAGTACTTCGAAATTTCTCCAGGAAGCGCTCTCCGAACGTCGCGGAAACGGGTGACAAATTGGATCTGCCGCTCACCCGGATCACAATCACTTCGGTTCTTGCTGATGAGGATTATCTCCCCTTTAGCCCACGGATCAGGACATCCCGCATACGCATGGACACGGTTTTGAAGAACGCCGCCTATCGTATCCTTAGACGTTTTGAACAAATACATTCTACGATCCTCCCGTCGTGCAACACGTCCGACCGAATGCCCACATACAGGTCGCTCCCCATTGGGGGCCACCGAATGAATATGTCAGTCTTCCGACCGGATCAGCGTTTTCCCGCTCCTCGTCACACCCAGAGTTTCCCCTCTTCGCCCGCCGTCCCCCTTGGGGAGCCAAACGAGCCCGTGGCGCACGAAGGAAACGTTGCTTCATCCGCGCCGACCGGAACTATTGAAACACCCCCCATTCCAGGCCCGAAGGGGCACGCTCTCCGTCATGCGAGCGCCGGACCGGAACCGGACGGTCTGCCCCTCCCGGAACCGCTTCTTGCTTCGCTCCGGATCCAAGAATCTTAAACCCTGAGATTTATCGTGCCCTTAATTTCGGGAGAGCAGGCCCAAGCGGCGATAAGCCCCAGAGACACGTTCATGCGACTTCATCATACTCCTCAACCTCGATCGAGGCCCGCACGGCGTTACCGGCGATCTCCGTGAGCGTGCATTCCAGATAGCGCACATCCGGAGGCATGGCTCCCTTGCGGCTCCGCTTCCAATAACTGAACGTGACGGTCGCCCCCTTGGGCAGGATGGGAGGATGCGTCGTTTCGTCTCCGAGAGCAAAGCTCCGGGAGCCCATGAAACCCTTGTGGGTGTAGTACGTGACCTTGAGCCGCACCCGCCAGATGTGGTCGGCGGAAGCGTTCTTCAAGACAATTTTCTTGAGGGCCGTGTTCCTTCTAGGGAATCCTGACGTCATAATCTCGTACCCGACAACCTGCACGGCACCCGAAGACGCAGCTTTCCGCAGCGCAGAATTGGTCGACGCCGCGCGAGAAATCGCCGGAGGCAACTCGTCCTTGAAGTTACCCGCACTCATCCAGTCGCTCTTCCCATCGATGTCCACGGCGGCTCCAACGGCCTTGAGACGATCAAGAAGGTTCTTCCGACCCTCCGTGTCTTTCTGGTCTCCATCCTGAATCACCACATAGTTCAGACCATCCACGTCGCTCACGCTCCGGATCTCGCCCACACGCACGATGACGACGTTTGCCCGTTTCATCCCCAGCGCCATACCCGTCTCCAGGAGAACGTTCGGGCGCGGTTGCCTCTGCTCCTGCTCGGCGGACCGCCCGCCAACGTCAAGATCGGGACGGAGACGCGCGAGATCATCGCCGCTCCACAGCGCGACCACCGCCACCGCCCCCGCCAGCCCCGCCGTCACGACCTCCAGGTTGTAGGGGCTCCCATGACCCGTCTCGTTGACGAGGCTGTTCCATTCGCGCGGCTCCAGTCCGGCGCGCCTGAGAAGCTCAAACATGCTTTCCCGAAGTCCCTCGTTCCGGCCGTGAATCACAAAAACCTTCCTGGGATCCGGTTTGGCCACGGCATTCTCGTTCACCGAATCGCTTCCTCTCGCGGGCACCTTCTCGTCCTTTACACCATGGGAAGAGGCAGAAGCACACTTCGTTCGATAAGTGTCTGGAAGTGCGTCCCGAGGGTGATCGCCAAAGCCCGGTCCCGAACCAGGAGCCCCAGCTCGATGTTCCGCTCCAGAGCGGCTTCCGTCAGATTCGCCGACGTCACAAAGACCGTCTCCTCGTCCGCCAGCACCGCCTTGGCATGAAGAACACCCCCTGGACCCTCCGCATCCAGCGCGCGGGGATCATAGAAAACCCTCGGGCGACGTGCCCCCGGCCAGTCGCTCGTCCAGAATCGGTCAGCAAAACGACGCACGAGATCTCCCGGCGGCCCCAGCTCCCCCTTCCGCCGCTGGATGTTCATCAAAAGCGTCACCTGCAAGCCCGGCTTCGCCTCCATCCGGCGCGCCAGGACCTCGAAGGCTCTGGGACCGTCAAAAAACACAAACGTGCTGATCCAAAGCGAGCGCTCGGCCGAACCGAGAAGCTCCTCGTAGACCCGACGAGTCTGCCGGGCATGAAGACCCGGCACCTCAGGACCGGACCAGACCAGGTCCGGCCTGCGAACCCGCGCGGCCGTCTTTCCGGCCGCCCGGATCAGCGCCGCCGCAGCCGATGGGGAAACGCCCAGACATTGAAACTCTCTCAGAGCGCCGGCGACCCCTTCCACCCCCGAAACGTCGCCCAGCGCCGAACCCACCGATACGGGAGACGAGGACAGATCCACCAACCCTGCCTCCAGGGCGTCCGCCAAGCGGTCCCGGAGGTGCGAAGGAAGTTCGAAGAGATACTCCATCATCCGGCCGACTCGAAGAAGGCGGCGTCCGTCAAGCCGATAACAGGAACCAGGAGCGCCCGGTCCAGATAGTCGTTCCTCATCTCGCACGACGTCTCCGCTACCAGAAGACAGCCGTGACAGGCCGCCCCCAGCAACCACCTTCCCTCCAAGCTCTCCCCTGGGGCATGATGGGCGCAGATGGGGTCGTTGGAACACAACTCGCTCGACCGAAGCGCCTGCCGGAGATGCCCCGCCATGTACCTCCCCTGATGAACCAGTCCCCCCAGCGTCCCCTCGGCGTCCGAGCTGCTGGTGTACAGGAGAAGCCCATAGCGATCGCCCTTCAGATCCACATAGATGCGCTCGCGAATGGAACTCGCCGGATAGCCGCAGCGCATCGCCAGGGACTGGATCAGAACATGCGAGAGACTGTGCAATAGAATGTAGGGACCGCCGGGGAAAAGACGCTTGCTCCGGCGACCATCCGTCCATCTCTGGTGACCCCTCATCAGGGATTCCAGGCGACGTCTCACCCCCGGCCGTTCCAGCCAGGTCCGAACCGCCTGCGTCCGGAACTGGAGAAAGATCCCCTCCCCGCGGTTCTCCACCGCCGGGAACCAGGACGGCTCAGAGGCGATCGAGGCCCGCTGAACGTCCGTCTCGTACTCTCCCTGGAGGTCCGGCAGCTCCGCCTCCAGGCGGGTGAAGCCGATGAGGGTCGTCACCTCCCGCAGGCGGTGAAGCTGAATTACGGCATCGATACCATCGAATTCCCCCGGTTGCCGCCAACACCGGTCCGGGAGACGGCGGGCATGGAAGTCGGGGTTGACGGGGACATCCTCCCCAAACCCCTCCGGCGCGGCCAGGATCGCCTCCAGCTCCACCTCCTTGATCGGCCGATCCCCGCCGACACCCTCCTTGGCCCGGCGGATCACCTCCAGGACCTCGGAATCCGAAAAGGGCAGGAGCCTCTCCGAAATCCTGGGCTTCTTCTTGAGGACCGCCAGCTCGGCCGGACCGTCCACGATCTGAAGATACTCCCAGAACTCCCGAACCACCTCGTCCACCTTCGACGAGCGATCCGGCAAGGAAAGAACGCTCATGACTTGGGGAAAATAGGCATTCGAGGCCGTACGATTCAGAAGCCGGCTCGGCTGGTTGCATCCTTCCGCCCCCCCCGGCCCCAGCCAGGGCCGCGCTCCCCGGCAGGTACCCAGGGGATTGAGTTCCAACTTCGAAGCCTCTTGAAGGTTCCTCGACTTCCCACAGCTCGCGCACCGCACCACCAGATCCCCCAGGCCCCCGCTGATCCCCCGCTCGTCCAGCCAGAGCTGCCCCTTGCAGGGATCGCCCTGACCATGGACGTAGCCATACCAGTCGATGTCGTCCACATGCCCGCGCGGACAAGCGCGCACGAAACGAATGGCCACGGTCGGAAGACCGTCGAATTGATTATTCCTGTCAAGCACCTTCCGATGGACGAGCCGGCGGGACAAGACCCGCTCGTCCCGCGGCCCCTTCTCCTGAACCAGAAACCATTCGGGAAACCTGAAAACCACGACCGGCTTCATCGCGCGCGGATCGTCGGAGGACGCCGGGGGGGCATAAAGTCGAACCGCGGACATCTTCATCAGCGCGGCGATTTTCCGGGCCAGCCGCGGTTCCTGGATCTCCTCCAGCTTGCCCTCCTCCGGCCACACGTCCAGTCCGCCCACAATGGCGGAATCCTTCGGTAAATCGATCAGAGCTCCTGGTCCAAACGTCGTTATGAGCTGGCTCCGGCGGATCTGTCCCACGGAATTCATCCTCGATCCTCCGCCGCCTATTGCCTCAGATCCTTCAGGACTAAGTCCACCTCGGGCTCCACCTCCCGGAGAGATCGAGGAACACGGAACTTCCGATGATGTTCGGACTCGAAGTCCTTCTCCAACGGATCCCGCAACAGGGCCTTGGCCAGCTTCCCCTCCCATTGCTGATATTGAATCCCCACGCCGCTTTTGCGGAAGTCCTCGGACACCGTGATCCAGGAATCCAGGAGATCCACGATCCGGCTCTGAACACTCTGAAGCCGCTCCTCACGCTCCTCCTCTTCAAGGGATTGACGCCGCAGCCGCTCCTGAAACACCTCGAGCAGACGCCGTTCCACCGCGGCCCGAACCTCGGAAATCTTCCCTGCCCCGTCGGGAGGCGTCAGCTCGACCACCCCGTGGCGGGCCAGCGCCACCATGGCCCCGGCCAACCCGCGATCCAGGGCCCGGGCGGAGAACGGGGTCACGCTCCCCGGCTCGACCGACCTATAGAAGGTCTCGTGATAATGCCGGAATCGCTCATAGTGCGATCGGTCCCGCGGCTTGTGAGGAATCAGAATGGTCACCACAAGGCCGGGCTTGCTGTCGTCCCGCCCCACCCGGCTGGTGGCCTGAATGTACTCCGTGCAGGTCTTGGGCTGGCCATGGACAAC
Proteins encoded in this region:
- a CDS encoding DUF1553 domain-containing protein; this encodes MIPRLRALHLGAMGAAAIALSAPPGSPARPDENSRPAPVRFNRDVRPILAEYCLACHGADSASRQAGLRLDREEGLFGTREGAEGPVVVRGKPEASPLYQRMVSRERDFVMPPPKAHKRPKPEEKELIRRWIAEGAVWEPHWSFIKPVRPPLPAVRNERWPRNPVDRFILARLEAEGLSPAPEADRRTLARRVSLDATGLLPEPDLVEAFVNDPAPDAYERLVDRLLESPRWGEHRARYWLDAARYADTHGLHFDNYREMWPYRDWVIAAFNRNQPFDRFTVEQIAGDLLPEATRDQLVATGFHRCNITTNEGGTIPEENLANYARDRVETTSWVWLGLTANCAVCHDHKFDPVTMKDFYSLAAFFRNTTQGALDGNIPDTPPVLVIPRPADEKRWGELAREIEEARAAAAERKKALRAEFDAWAAKARPEEWDAGIAGLGEPLFHLPPASAAEEGPASALVGGARVDLTGPKKARWEAGGPLGPALALDGEAVFDAPGDVGAFDGSAPFSYGAWVRVGKGFGGSGAVFARMDEGNAYRGWDLWLQGNEFGAHLIHRWPDRAIKVVTTGGQAKREQWRHVFVTYDGSGTAAGFRIYVDGKAARLQVEQNGLKETARAEVPFRIGRRSRGQGASDVRVQDVRLYGRALGPAEVARLAAQPAARAFLAAPVEKRAAADRDRIFEARAAGDAELGRLEDRRAALEKEREEIRKRAAVAHIQEEKKGSMPMAHILFRGEYDKPREKVGPAGIAALHPFPEGAPRNRLGLALWLVSPENPLTPRVIVNRFWQEVFGAGIVRTSEDFGATGEPPSHPELLDWLAVEFRDGGWDVKKIFRLLLTSATYRQDSAATPEKLRKDPANRLLSRGPRFRMDAEMIRDAALSAAGLLSAKIGGPSVKPYQPEGVWEAVAMPESNTRFYRRDGGEALYRRSLYTFWKRHAPPASMEILNAPSREVSCLRRERTNTPLHALVTLNDPQFVEAARALAQRALRQARGAGDAAVLDVLARRALARPLSAAEAAVVLRTLEGLRAHYRARPEGARALLGVGEHPADPALDPAEAAAWTMAANQILNLDEFLNK
- a CDS encoding formylglycine-generating enzyme family protein; translation: MMHLAWLLCAASATQSETVEIGETPYRFEIVKVPGGRSRIGSLPDEPGRDPAEGPAREVDLVPFWMARTEVTWEAFAEFFERRERGRVDGITRPSSPYEPPNGEMGTGKHSAVGMRWHTAVGYCLWLSKRTGQKFRLPTEAEWEHAARAGASGPQPEKLLEAAWVAENSGRKTHVVGTRAPNAFGLYDMLGNVWEYCLEPFQPGEYNPVLRGGAWDTPASAVRFARRQLVLGEWYSRDPNRPRSLWWLTDARFVGFRVVRMGEAGAQKAQVDYLPRVEVRGLSRGEPQKGFVPVSGEVVNAGDRTLWEVELLVFHANGSGKPVFEDLKARPTFNVAYPVLVNSFHPGPHAKPLAPGEARRFTVLVPEPFDIDEVPEQVGARVTGVRLAD
- a CDS encoding Gfo/Idh/MocA family oxidoreductase yields the protein MRRSHDPSRRRFLKAAGGVAAASALPGAAIPCVHPAGNEELQAALIGCGGRGTGAAMDALSTQSKLGPIKLVAMADIFPQRLKRSLSQIRDGYAAQVDVPEDRQFIGLEAYQKAMDAVKPGGVAIFATPPAFRWVHFQYAIQRGLNVFLEKPVTVDGPTSRRMLQLADEADKKGLKVGVGLMVRHCRGRQELYERLRGGEIGEILMLRAYRMHGPVGYAFSGPKPPNMSDFLYQIQRFHSFLWASGGLFSDFYIHQVDECCWMKGAWPVKAHATGGRHYRGDAIDQNFDSYSVEYTFADGTKFFLDGRTMNGCHNEFASYAHGTKGSAVISTAGHTPGKVRTFKSQRMKDEDLIWAYPQPERNPYQLEWEDLIEAIRQNKPYNEVRRGVEASLVTSMGRMAAHTGRVVTYDEMLNCPHEFAPGLDKLTSPDSPAPLQPGPDGKYPIPEPGIKKDREY
- a CDS encoding GDSL-type esterase/lipase family protein; this translates as MIRLAGTWALALAALGGELIDSMDDLRARLSKDKVRVETVEGKFGRAARFAFDDGCQSVFAMTSIRGAPEWDRARGFSFWVKGDGSRRFGGLQFIWNEDYSARYDLMFPIDGTEWRKIDVAWEDLVPVLPKSPFLDPKGPRTPSRLSALWFGKWWYWRDYGAHSYAIDEMRLEGALERGPAPAAPGGAPLERVLARLKAGRPVTIVTMGDSLTDFQHWANKPVNWPTLLAARLKEKYGSEVRLINPAIGGTQLRQGLVLLPRWRAEAPEPDLVTILYGYNDWDAGMRGEEFRETLQEAVDRVRRATGGRADVLLLTTCPALDRWTTMSPLAEAVRSAAADRRAGLADLEKAFHAVPEAEREKLFCRDRAHLGPAGHETVAGTVLSAIEKAGR